The DNA region CAGTCCGGTGCCCAGGGTGACGGCGACGACGAGCTGGATGTAGCGGTTCGTCAGGTCCGCCCAGAGCAGGGTCGGCGCGATCACGCCGGCGAGGATGAGGAGGCCGCCCATCGTCGGCGTGCCCGCCTTCTGCTTGTGCCCCGCCGGGCCCTCGGCGCGGATCTGCTCGCCGAGCTGCAGCCGGCGGAGGCGGCGGATCAGCCAGGGCCCCAGCAGGAAGCTGATCACGAGCGCGGTCACGAAGGCGTAGGCGCTGCGGAAGGTGATGTAGCGCAGGACGTTGAAGCCGCTGAACCAGTCGACCAGCAGGCCGTGCAGGTGGTAGAGCATCTAGGTCCGCACCTCGCGCGCTTGCCCCGCCGCCTGCTCGAGCGCGGCGATCACGCGCTCCATCGCCATTCCGCGCGAGCCCTTGACGAGGATGAGGTCGCCCGCGCCGAGCTGCGGTGCGAGCGCCGCGGCCAGGGTTTCCGGATCGGGGTAGTGGCCGGCCGCGAGCCCGCCCGCGCGGGCCGCCGCCACCAGCTCTGCGCAGAGCGGCCCGCAGGCGAGGAGCCCCGCGAGGCCGCCGCGCGCGGCGGCCTCCGCCCCGAGGGCGCGGTGCGCCGCCGGTCCGGCCGCGCCGAGTTCCAGCATGTCGCCGAGCGCCGCCCAGCGCCGGCCGCCCGCGGGCGCGCTCGCCAGCCAGGCGAGGGCCGCGCGCATCGAGTCCGGGTTCGCGTTGTAGCTGTCATCGACCAGGGTCCAGTCGCCGAGGCGGAAACTGCCGCCGCGGTTCGTCTCGCGGAAGGCGGCCGGCGCGGCCGCGGCCAGCGCCGCGGGCTCGGCGCCGAGCTGGCGCGCGAGCAGCCAGGCCGCGGCGAGCGCGAGCTGGCTGTGCGGCCAGGGGCGCGGTAGGCGGATCGCCACGCCCTCCAGGCGCAGGCGGCGCGCCCCCGGGCCCTCGGGGCCGAGGTCTTCCACGCGCAGGTCAGCGGCCGGTCCCCGCCCCCAGCGCAGGACCCGCGCCCGGGTCAGCGCCGCCAAGCGGGCGGCGAAGGGGCCGTCGGCGTCGAGCAGCAGGAGCCCTCCGGCGGGGAGCGCCGCCGCCAGTTCCCCCTTCGCGCGGGCGACGCCCTCGAGATCGCCCAGCACCTCCAGGTGCGCGGCGCCGATGTTCGTGATCACCCCCGCCTGCGGGGGAAAGAGCGCGGCCAGGCGCGCGATCTCGCCGAAGCTCGAGCAGCCCATCTCGAGGACGAGGTAGCGCGTCCCCGGCGGCGTGGCGAGCACGGTGCAGGGCAGGCCGATCTGGTTGTTCAGGTTGCCCTCGCTCGCGCGCGTCGGGCCGAGCGTGGCGAGCAGCGCGGCGCAGCAGTCCTTGGCCGCCGTCTTGCCGTTGCTGCCCGTGACGCCGACCACGAAGGGCGCGAGGCGGGCGAGCCAGGCGCTCGCGAGCGCCTGCAGCGCGCCGAGCGCGTCCTGCACCAGGAAGAGCGAGGTCGCCGCGTGCGCTGGGTCGGCGGCCAGGCCCGCGTAGCGCTCTGCGTCGGCGAGCAGGGCGCCGCCCGCGCCCGCGGCGAGGGCGGCCGCCGC from bacterium includes:
- a CDS encoding UDP-N-acetylmuramoyl-tripeptide--D-alanyl-D-alanine ligase, whose protein sequence is MIEPSWIEGALRGAGELRAARLGARPIAGARQDSRRLASGELFVALPGAQTDGHAFAAAALAAGAGGALLADAERYAGLAADPAHAATSLFLVQDALGALQALASAWLARLAPFVVGVTGSNGKTAAKDCCAALLATLGPTRASEGNLNNQIGLPCTVLATPPGTRYLVLEMGCSSFGEIARLAALFPPQAGVITNIGAAHLEVLGDLEGVARAKGELAAALPAGGLLLLDADGPFAARLAALTRARVLRWGRGPAADLRVEDLGPEGPGARRLRLEGVAIRLPRPWPHSQLALAAAWLLARQLGAEPAALAAAAPAAFRETNRGGSFRLGDWTLVDDSYNANPDSMRAALAWLASAPAGGRRWAALGDMLELGAAGPAAHRALGAEAAARGGLAGLLACGPLCAELVAAARAGGLAAGHYPDPETLAAALAPQLGAGDLILVKGSRGMAMERVIAALEQAAGQAREVRT